The following coding sequences lie in one Polluticoccus soli genomic window:
- the clpX gene encoding ATP-dependent Clp protease ATP-binding subunit ClpX, which translates to MAKQTERKCSFCDRAESDVNILFTGMKGNICDQCIENAHHLLQEATGDDNKKKKESHQDTLKQHKVYKPREVKEFLDQYVIGQDDAKKILSVAIYNHYKRLMLPVVDDVEIEKSNIVMVGETGTGKTLLAKSIARLLQVPFAIVDATVFTEAGYVGEDVESILSRLLQSCNFDVAAAERGIVYIDEIDKIGRKGDNPSITRDVSGEGVQQAMLKLLEGSEVLVPPQGGRKHPEQKMVKVNTQNILFICGGAFEGIDKMIARRVQASSIGYNAIRAAKEVDRANLLQYVNSQDLRSFGLIPELLGRLPIVTYLNPLDKDALKRILTEPKNALIKQYGKLFEYEGIKLEVEDAALEYMVEKAIEYKLGGRGLRAICEMILTDAMFDLPSEKHDGTFKLTLDYARQMLEHSKLDYLKAA; encoded by the coding sequence TATGAAGGGTAATATCTGCGATCAATGCATAGAGAACGCTCATCATCTGTTGCAGGAGGCCACAGGTGACGACAATAAGAAGAAGAAAGAAAGCCACCAGGACACCCTGAAGCAACACAAGGTCTACAAGCCCCGCGAAGTAAAAGAATTCCTCGACCAGTATGTAATAGGACAGGACGACGCTAAAAAGATATTATCGGTAGCTATATACAACCACTACAAAAGGCTGATGTTGCCTGTGGTAGACGATGTTGAGATCGAAAAATCGAACATCGTTATGGTAGGCGAGACCGGTACGGGTAAGACCCTGCTGGCTAAAAGCATCGCCCGCCTGTTGCAGGTGCCGTTCGCTATTGTAGACGCTACGGTGTTTACAGAAGCAGGTTATGTTGGCGAGGACGTGGAAAGCATCCTGAGCCGCTTGTTGCAAAGCTGCAATTTTGACGTGGCTGCTGCTGAGCGTGGTATCGTATATATCGATGAGATAGATAAAATTGGCCGTAAAGGCGATAACCCATCCATTACCCGCGATGTGAGCGGCGAAGGCGTTCAGCAGGCTATGCTGAAACTGCTGGAAGGTTCGGAAGTGCTGGTGCCACCACAGGGCGGACGCAAGCACCCTGAGCAAAAGATGGTAAAAGTGAATACACAGAACATCCTGTTCATTTGTGGCGGCGCTTTCGAAGGTATCGACAAGATGATCGCCCGCAGGGTGCAGGCTTCGTCTATCGGTTACAACGCCATCCGCGCAGCGAAAGAAGTAGACAGGGCCAACCTGCTGCAATACGTGAACTCACAGGATCTGCGCAGTTTTGGTTTGATACCTGAGTTGCTTGGCCGCCTGCCGATAGTTACGTACCTGAATCCGCTGGATAAGGACGCACTCAAACGTATCCTGACCGAGCCGAAGAATGCGCTCATCAAACAATACGGCAAGCTGTTCGAATACGAGGGCATCAAGCTGGAAGTAGAAGACGCCGCGCTGGAGTATATGGTAGAAAAAGCCATTGAATACAAGCTGGGTGGCCGTGGCCTGAGGGCTATCTGCGAAATGATACTGACAGATGCGATGTTCGACCTGCCTTCTGAAAAACACGATGGCACGTTCAAACTGACGCTGGACTATGCAAGGCAGATGCTTGAGCATTCAAAACTTGATTATCTTAAAGCAGCATAA